The following proteins are co-located in the Solanum pennellii chromosome 1, SPENNV200 genome:
- the LOC107006444 gene encoding GTP-binding protein OBGC, chloroplastic, with product MAFSLFTTTSTFSVSLRCQARPSTSRSRTNPKRLSTNTNRRRQKPNPPQRKSGEFRPPSPITTAAGDTATTFTRLPPKDDFFLPSLQDSTEITLSELTIPTSAKNRKQELDGENVENVRFDYGKFELYEVDDDFEDESEDDFDENDDVDGQMEGTGSRVFEGSGKFELYEVDDEFDEDDDEGIGMEGSTSGVFEGGDVFEGEGSDIKEKEKGVPAVMRCFDRAKIYVKAGDGGNGVVAFRREKFVPLGGPSGGDGGRGGNVYVEVDGSMNSLLPFRQSVHIKAGRGGHGHGKKQFGAKGEDVVVKVPPGTVIREAGEGGIQGNVLLELLHPGQKALLLPGGRGGRGNASFKTGLNRVPKIAENGEEGPEMWLDLELKLVADVGIVGAPNAGKSTFLSVISAAQPAIANYPFTTLLPNLGVVSFDYDATVVVADLPGLLEGAHRGFGLGHEFLRHSERCSVLVHVVDGSSPQPEYEYEAVRLELEMFSPELAEKPYLVVYNKMDLPDAYENWKTFRDSLRSRGIEPFCMSAVKREGTHDVICAAYELVRRREASKEEVRRDPVNLNYVADMVKKQRNAPINEFEISHDSSSKTWYVQGLGLQRFVQMTNWRYMDSDRRFQHVLEACGVNKSLLKLGVKEGDTVVVGDMELEWHDYDSAGSISRRKWSSEPSR from the exons ATGGCTTTCTCTTTGTTCACAACTACATCAACCTTCTCTGTCTCTCTTCGCTGCCAAGCTCGACCCAGTACCAGTCGCAGTAGAACCAACCCAAAGCGCCTGTCTACAAACACTAACAGAAGAAGGCAAAAACCCAATCCCCCTCAGCGAAAATCCGGTGAGTTTAGGCCACCATCGCCAATTACCACAGCTGCCGGTGATACTGCCACTACCTTTACTCGTCTACCCCCAAAAGATGACTTTTTTCTTCCGTCCCTCCAAGATTCAACTGAAATAACTCTCTCTGAGTTAACTATTCCCACCTCAGCTAAGAATCGTAAGCAAGAGTTGGATGGTGAGAATGTAGAGAATGTAAGATTTGATTATGGAAAATTCGAGTTGTACGAGGTTGATGATGATTTTGAGGATGAGAGCGAGgatgattttgatgaaaatgatgatgtGGATGGTCAAATGGAAGGTACTGGAAGTAGGGTGTTTGAGGGTAGTGGGAAATTTGAGCTGTATGAGGTTGACGATGAGtttgatgaagatgatgatgagggCATTGGAATGGAAGGTTCTACAAGTGGGGTTTTTGAGGGTGGTGATGTGTTTGAAGGGGAAGGGAGTGATAtaaaggagaaggagaaaggGGTTCCAGCAGTAATGAGGTGTTTTGATAGggcaaaaatatatgtaaaagcAGGGGATGGAGGGAATGGGGTGGTGGCATTTAGGAGGGAGAAGTTTGTGCCATTGGGTGGACCATCTGGTGGTGATGGAGGGAGGGGAGGAAATGTGTATGTGGAGGTAGATGGGTCGATGAATTCATTGTTGCCATTTAGGCAGAGTGTGCATATTAAAGCTGGGAGAGGAGGTCATGGTCATGGAAAGAAGCAATTTGGGGCAAAAGGCGAGGATGTAGTGGTAAAGGTGCCACCAGGTACTGTCATTAGGGAGGCTGGAGAGGGTGGAATTCAAGGGAATGTACTTCTTGAGTTGTTGCATCCAGGACAGAAGGCATTGCTGTTGCCTGGTGGAAGAGGTGGGAGAGGGAATGCCTCTTTTAAGACAGGATTGAATAGGGTGCCCAAGATTGCAGAGAATGGAGAAGAAGGTCCAGAGAT GTGGTTAGACTTGGAGCTCAAGTTGGTTGCTGATGTTGGTATAGTCGGAGCGCCAAATGCAGGGAAAAGTACATTTCTCAGTGTTATAAGTGCTGCTCAGCCAGCTATTGCAAATTACCCCTTTACCACTTTGCTTCCAAATCTGGGCGTAGTTTCATTTGATTATGATGCTACTGTGGTCGTTGCTGATCTGCCTGGTCTACTCGAAGGGGCACACCGAGGTTTTGGTTTAGGCCATGAGTTTCTTCGGCACTCAGAAAGATGTTCAGTCCTG GTGCATGTGGTTGATGGTTCATCTCCACAAccagaatatgaatatgaagcTGTTCGTCTTGAATTGGAAATGTTTAGCCCTGAACTTGCTGAAAAACCTTATTTAGTGGTTTACAACAAAATGGACCTTCCAGACGCATATGAGAATTGGAAGACCTTCAGGGACAGTCTGAGATCTCGTGGAATTGAACCTTTTTGCATGAGTGCAGTGAAAAGAGAGGGTACACATGATGTTATTTGTGCTGCTTATGAGCTTGTTCGTAGAAGAGAAGCTTCTAAAGAAGAAG TGAGAAGGGACCCAGTAaacttgaactatgttgctgACATGGTGAAAAAGCAGCGAAATGCTCCCATAAACGAGTTTGAGATCTCCCATGATAGTTCTTCCAAAACTTGGTATGTTCAAGGATTAGGCCTGCAACGTTTCGTCCAAATGACAAACTGGAG ATATATGGATTCAGACAGAAGATTTCAACACGTTTTGGAAGCATGTGGTGTGAATAAATCTCTGCTCAAGCTTGGCGTGAAAGAGGGTGACACCGTCGTTGTTGGAGAT ATGGAGTTGGAGTGGCATGATTATGATAGTGCAGGCTCTATAAGTAGGAGGAAGTGGTCTTCAGAACCAAGTCGATAA